DNA from Geobacillus vulcani PSS1:
AAGCGATGCCGATCGACAATGTTGACTGGATGAGCTGTTTTTCGTAATAAAACGGCTCATGAAACGAACTGACAAGCCGCTCGGCCAAATCGGTCATCTCTATCTTCGTGATGTTCGGCAGCAGCAGGACGAACTCATCCCCACCGATGCGAGCGAAAAAGTCACCCGGCCGAAGCGCATGCTGAACGCGCTTGACCGCCTCGCGCAAAAAGTAATCGCCGGCTTGATGGGAAAAATGGTCGTTGATCCATTTGAATTTGTCAAAATCCAAATAACAAAGGGCAAACGGCGTCTGACTGGCGATCAGCTCATGAATGTGCCGCTCGAAATAGCTGCGGTTGGCGATGCCCGTGAGCGAATCGAAGTAGGCAAGCTGACGGAGCTTCTCTTCGTACCGTTTCCGCTCGCTGATGTTTTTCACGGTCACGATGACGCAGTCAAGCATCCCCGTTTCGTTGACAATCGCCTTCCCTTGCGCCTCCATCCAGACCCATTCCCCATGCTCGCCTTGTTTGCGGAATTCAGCGGTTTGCGCCTTGTATGTATCGTAAAGCTCGGCCAATTTTTGTGCCACGACCGGGGCGTCATCAGGGTGGACAAACGTCAGCACCTCTTCGTATGACACTGGAAGACGCTCGTTTGTTTTCCGCTTCCATGACGGCGGAATGTATGACAATTCACGATTCGGAGAAAAAATCAACACGTAATCATTTGAATGCTCAACAATCAACTGCAGACGCCGTTCCGCTTCGGCGAGCCGCTCTTGCAGGCCGCTCTCCTCTGCTTGGCGGCGAAGGACGCATAAGACGGCGGCCGTCTGTCCGTTTTTACCGATGATCGGCGACACGCCCGCGATCAATAAACCGTCGAGCAACTCCAAGCGGGACGCAACTGGCCTCTGTTTCATGCGCGCAGCCAACATCCGGCCTTCCACCAACAGCGCTCTCTGTTCCTTTTCGCTCAGCGCCAAATCGGCAAAAGCCGGATTATGATAAATCATCACGCCTTGCAAATTTAAGATGGCCACTGCTTCTGTGAAGTGATGGAAAAAGGCTGTATACTGATCCATGCAATTGCTACCTCGCCATTTTACCAAAATAAGCGATGTCCACACTTCCATTTTCACGAAAATCCCGGCAAAAATCAACAAATTTCGCAACTCTTTTGTCCAAAATAAAACAACCCGCCCTCGGCTCGCCGGTCACCCGGTTTGCCGCTGGCGGGCGCGAATGGGGCACGTTTGACAGCACGTCCCCCCTTTGGTGTGTACATATAGGCAGCACGTCGTCCGCTGCATGCCGCTTGCCCCTTTAAAAAAGCGGCGAAGTGGGTTGTCTTTTTGTCCAAACAACCGGCCGTCTGCTTCATGAATAAGGAAGCGGAAATCATCGCGCAGCCGGTCGGCGGTCGAGGCAAGCGACTCATCCTCAAGCCACCGTTCATATACCCAATACACATAAATCGCAATGTTTTCCCATAAGATAAGCGGCGACACGCGCGTCAGACGCCGAAGCTCAGCGACAAGCGGGGCGAACAAACCGGCAAATACGTCGCGCACGACTTGCTCACGCCAGCAGCTGCGCTCAATGCCGCACGCCTCGGCTTCCGGCGGCTCAAGACGAAAGCGCGGCATCCACATCTCCCCTTCGCCGTCCGTGTCAAGCCAAATTCGCCCAGGATCGAGCACAAGCCGCTTGTTCCATACCGACATGGCGTATAGCGCCATCGGTGCCAAAAAGCTTACTCGTTTGACGAACATCGACGCCGCGACGGCATCGTTCGCCGCTCCCATTTCAGCGCGCACATGCGCAACATAACTCGCAAGCTGTTCGTCGTCCTCAAGCAACCGGGAAAACAACATCGATGACGAGGCATCGGTCTTCTTGCTTGAAAAACGATACGTTTCCAACGCTTTCATTTCGTCTTCGCACAGTCTCATCATGATACGCCTTCTTTCTGTAAAATGCGCCGCCCTTTTCCGTACGGAATGCAAAGAGGGGTGCCAAAGAGCGGATCGTACGTAATTTGGCAATCCATCTGAAACACATCTTTCACGAGTTGGCGAGAAATGACGTCTTCCGGCTTCCCTTCAGCATACACCGTTTTATCGCGAATGGCGACGAGATGGTGGGCGTAGCGGCACGCCAAATTCAAATCGTGAAGCACCATGACGATCGTCCGTTGTTCCTTTTCATTCAGCTCAAACAATAAATCTAAAATGTCGATTTGATGCGCGAGATCCAAATACGTCGTCGGCTCATCAAGCAAAATGATGTCTGTTTCTTGCGCTAATGTCATGGCGATCCATGCGCGTTGGCGCTGTCCGCCGGAAAGCGAATCGACCGGCCGCTCGGCCAGCTCTGTAAGCCGGGTTGCCGCCAAAGCGCGCTCGACCGCCCGCTCATCTTCGTCACTCCATTGCTTGAACCACGTTTGATACGGGTAGCGCCCTTGCTTCACGAGTTGCAACACGGTCAGTCCTTCCGGAGCCATAGGCGATTGCGGCAAAATGGCGAGCCGGCGGGCGATTTCTTTTGTCGGCTGTTTGGCAATCTCTTTTCCATCAAGCAAAACAGCCCCGCCTGTCGGCTTTAGCAACCGCGCCAAGGCGCGCAGCAACGTCGACTTGCCGCAGCCGTTCGCGCCGATGAACACCGTGATTTTTCCTTTTGGAATCGTCAAATGCAACCGGTCAATAATGAGCGCCTCGCCATAGGATAGCGTCAACTCTTTCGCCTGCAACGCATGCATGCGCATCCCTCCTTATGATTTCCGACTTCGATACAATAAATAAATAAAATACGGCGCTCCAAGCGCGGCGGTAAACACCCCGGCCGGAATTTCCGCCGGCGCAAGCAGCAACCGCCCAGCCAAATCCGCCCCCATGACGAACACACCGCCTAACAGTGCAGCGGTCGGAAGAAGAGCGCCAAACGCCGAACCGACAAGGCGGCGCGCCATATGCGGCGCCATCAGCCCGACAAAGCCGATGCCGCCGGCGAAAGCGACCGCGCCGCCGGTGAGCGCGGTGCTAAGCAAAACAAGGCCCAGCCGTTGCCGTTCGACCGCGCCGCCAAGCCCCATCGCCAGCTCATCGCCCAGCTCCTGCACATTGACATGCCGCGCGGCCAATATCGCCACAAGGAGCAGTCCGATGACCCATGGCGCCATGAGCAAAACGTGCTGCCAAGAAGCACCATACACACTGCCCGTAATCCACACGTTTGCCTGGCTCGCCCGATAGATGGGTCCTGTGATCATCAACAGTGTCGTCAACGCCTGCATGAGCGCAGAAACGCCGATGCCGACAAGCACGAGCCGAAGCGGAGCGAGGCCGTTTTTCCACGCCAGCATATACACGAGCCAAGCGGCGGCCGAAGCGCCGAGAAAAGCAGCGAGCGGCAGCCAGTGGATGCTGACAATGAGAGAGTGATTTTCATCGCTAAACAGCGCCAAAAAGCCAACGACCGCGGCCGCCGCTCCGCCGGTGATGCCGAGCACATCCGGCGAAGCGAGCGGGTTGCGCACCATCCCTTGCAAAATGGCACCCGCGGCAGCCAGCGCCATTCCGGCCAACCAAGCGACAAGCACACGCGGCAGACGGAACGTCACAATCACCGTCTGATGAATTTCCTCTCCGTATCCGAACAGCGCGGCAGCAGCCTCAAGCGGGGACATGCGTATTTCGCCGCTGCCAATGCTGATAAGGAAAAGGAAGATGGCCGCTGCTATGAGCGCGGCGAGCACCACAACAGCTTTTTTGTCATAGAAAAACGAGATGTGTTTTCCCACTCGGACCGTGACGTATTTTTTCATTTGACAGTGATCCCCCTGCGGGCAATGTAGACGAAAAACGGAACGCCGATCAACGCAGTGACGATGCCGACCGGCACTTCGCGCGGCATGAGCACGTAGCGCGCCCCGATGTCGGCGGCCAGAAGCAAAATTCCGCCGAGCAAGGCGCAATACGGAAGCAGCCAGCGGTGGTCGACACCGGCAAGCGCCCGCGCCATGTGCGGCACCATGATGCCGATAAAGCCGATCGGACCGGCGACGGCCACCGACCCGCCGGCGAGCAGGACAACCAAGAGAGCGGCGGCCGCTTTAATGAAGGTTGTCCGCTGCCCGAGCCCTTTCGCTACATCGTCTCCCATCATTAAGATGTTGACATGGCGCGCCAGCAGCATGGACCCAAGCCAGGCGGCAGCCAAATACGGAAAGACGGCAGCCAACAGCTCGAGCTTCCGGCCGGCGACCGACCCGGCCAGCCAAAAGAGCACTTCTTCAAGCGCTTTTTCATTCATCGCCAGCATCCCTTGCGTCAGCGAGGCAAATAAAGCCGCGACCGCCGTGCCGGCGAGCGTCATCTTCAGCGGCGTCAGCCCGTCCTTCCCCGCGGCGCTGATCACAAACACGATCAACGCCGCCATCGCCGCCCCCATAAATGCGACCCAAGATAACAGTTGCAATGAAGAAATGGAAAAAAAGGTGACCATCACAACAATGAAAAAACCGGCTCCGGCATTAATACCGAAAATGCCTGGCGAAGCGAGCGGGTTTCGCGTCAGCGCTTGCATGAGCGCTCCGGCCATCGCCAAGCTAGCGCCAACTGCAGCCGCAATCAACGCTCGCGGCAGCCGAACCGTCGCCACGACTAAATGGGCATTCGATCCATCATTGTCGATGAGAGCCGCCACCGCCTGCCGCCAACTCGTATCGGTATACCCGCAAACGATGCTCATCCACATGGCGACAAGCAGTACAATCAACAATCCGATGAGGCCAACCATTTTTTCACGTTTTGTCGCCAGCATCTCTGAGATCTCCCCTGCTTTATCCTCTTTTGTGTCTCTCTATCGTCAAGTCTATTTGATAATGACTCTCATCGTCAATGTTTTTTCGCGTTTTCTTATGATTTTTTTATCATTTTTTCATTTTATAGTTGACAATGATTCTCACTTTTATTACTATATAACACGGAAATGAAATTCATTATCAAATACAAAGGGGGATTGGCTAGTGAAATCACGACATCTCACCCTTCTTTCCACCTTCATCCTTTCCCTCCTGCTTCTTGCCGGCTGCGGCGGAAAACAGGAAGAAACGGCCAAACCGAAGGACAGCAATCAATCGAAAGAAGCAAGCTACACAGTCGAACACGCCATGGACACGACCGAAATCAAAGGCACGCCCAAACGGGTCGTTGTATTGACAAACGAAGGAACAGAAGCGTTGCTGGCGCTAGGCATAAAGCCGGTCGGCGCCGTCAAATCGTGGACGGGCGATCCGTGGTACGACCATATTAAAGACAAAATGGACGGCGTCAAAGAGCTCGGTCTGGAATCGGAGCCAAACGTTGAAGCGATCGCCGCCTTGAAACCAGATTTGATTATCGGCAACAAACTGCGTCATGAAAAAATTTATGAACAGTTGAAACAAATCGCTCCAACCGTTTTCTCTGAAACGCTGCGCGGCAACTGGAAAGACAACTTTATGCTCTATGCGAAAGCCGTGAACCAAGAGGAAAAAGGAAAACAAGTCATTGCAGAATATGACAAACGCATTGAAGACTTAAAAGCAAAACTCGGCGACAAGCTGAAGATGAAAGTATCGATCGTCCGCTTTATGGCCGGCGATGTGCGCATTTACCATAAAGACTCGTTCTCCGGTGTCATTTTGGATCAACTTGGCTTCGCCCGCCCGGAATCGCAAAACGTCAATGACTTCGCGGAAACCGGTGTGACGAAAGAACGCATCCCGGCCATGGACGGCGACATCTTGTTCTACTTTACATATGAAACAGGCGACGGCAAAGCGAGTGAACTTGAAAAAGAATGGATCAACGACCCGCTCTTTCAAAACTTAAACGTCGCGAAACAAGGCAAGGTGTACAAAGTGAGCGACACGATTTGGAACACGGCTGGAGGCGTGCTCGCGGCCCATTTAATGTTGGATGATATTGAGAAATACTTCTTGCAAGGGCAATAATCGCCCGCTAACTAAAGGCAGAAGCGGTCAGCCGCTTCTGCCTTTTTCCTTTCCCAGCATTCCTGCCCTATGGCTCGTCTTGACGCTCACTTCATTTCCCAAGGACAAAAACAGTTGCTGCTTATCTATCGGTATGGTACATTCAAAATGCAAACCTCACACGGAAAGGAAGAAAGACGGTGAAACACCCTACCTTCATCACCGCATGTGTATTGTCATTCAGCTTTCTGCTCTCAGGCTGCACTGGTGACAACAGCCAAGAACAAAACCACTCGCATATGACGAAAACCGCCACCGGCGATATTCGTGAAACGACGAAATCGATCGAGCATTTGCCGAACTTTTTGAGCGCGTTTGAAGAAGAAATGGCCGTCTTGTACCAACAAGCGGCGGAACATCGCGAGCTGCTTGAGAACATCCCATGCTATTGCGGCTGCGGACAATCGGCCGGTCATAAGAACAATTATGACTGCTTTG
Protein-coding regions in this window:
- a CDS encoding putative bifunctional diguanylate cyclase/phosphodiesterase; this encodes MDQYTAFFHHFTEAVAILNLQGVMIYHNPAFADLALSEKEQRALLVEGRMLAARMKQRPVASRLELLDGLLIAGVSPIIGKNGQTAAVLCVLRRQAEESGLQERLAEAERRLQLIVEHSNDYVLIFSPNRELSYIPPSWKRKTNERLPVSYEEVLTFVHPDDAPVVAQKLAELYDTYKAQTAEFRKQGEHGEWVWMEAQGKAIVNETGMLDCVIVTVKNISERKRYEEKLRQLAYFDSLTGIANRSYFERHIHELIASQTPFALCYLDFDKFKWINDHFSHQAGDYFLREAVKRVQHALRPGDFFARIGGDEFVLLLPNITKIEMTDLAERLVSSFHEPFYYEKQLIQSTLSIGIAFFPKDSDRIEQVMKYADQALYEVKERGRNGYAFYRPTEHRHAVIRQDLPFAIMRGQLYLCYQPKVQLSKGKAMGIEALLRWRHPMLGEIPPLDFIPLAEESGFIFEITLWVLEEACRQVKEWQNRFPGLKLAVNLSPFLLNRPELVEHVKRILRQTGLEPAQLILEVTESGLMENIETGRHILTELRRLGVQAAIDDFGTGFSSLAYIRNLPVSLLKIDRSFIQGIAENSKDATIVDTIIHLAKSLDIEVLAEGVETESQVMLLSQMHCDYAQGFYFSRSLEAEKLQQWLEEYNRTACNGPPS
- a CDS encoding IucA/IucC family C-terminal-domain containing protein; this encodes MRLCEDEMKALETYRFSSKKTDASSSMLFSRLLEDDEQLASYVAHVRAEMGAANDAVAASMFVKRVSFLAPMALYAMSVWNKRLVLDPGRIWLDTDGEGEMWMPRFRLEPPEAEACGIERSCWREQVVRDVFAGLFAPLVAELRRLTRVSPLILWENIAIYVYWVYERWLEDESLASTADRLRDDFRFLIHEADGRLFGQKDNPLRRFFKGASGMQRTTCCLYVHTKGGTCCQTCPIRARQRQTG
- a CDS encoding ABC transporter ATP-binding protein; the protein is MHALQAKELTLSYGEALIIDRLHLTIPKGKITVFIGANGCGKSTLLRALARLLKPTGGAVLLDGKEIAKQPTKEIARRLAILPQSPMAPEGLTVLQLVKQGRYPYQTWFKQWSDEDERAVERALAATRLTELAERPVDSLSGGQRQRAWIAMTLAQETDIILLDEPTTYLDLAHQIDILDLLFELNEKEQRTIVMVLHDLNLACRYAHHLVAIRDKTVYAEGKPEDVISRQLVKDVFQMDCQITYDPLFGTPLCIPYGKGRRILQKEGVS
- a CDS encoding FecCD family ABC transporter permease; amino-acid sequence: MKKYVTVRVGKHISFFYDKKAVVVLAALIAAAIFLFLISIGSGEIRMSPLEAAAALFGYGEEIHQTVIVTFRLPRVLVAWLAGMALAAAGAILQGMVRNPLASPDVLGITGGAAAAVVGFLALFSDENHSLIVSIHWLPLAAFLGASAAAWLVYMLAWKNGLAPLRLVLVGIGVSALMQALTTLLMITGPIYRASQANVWITGSVYGASWQHVLLMAPWVIGLLLVAILAARHVNVQELGDELAMGLGGAVERQRLGLVLLSTALTGGAVAFAGGIGFVGLMAPHMARRLVGSAFGALLPTAALLGGVFVMGADLAGRLLLAPAEIPAGVFTAALGAPYFIYLLYRSRKS
- a CDS encoding FecCD family ABC transporter permease encodes the protein MLATKREKMVGLIGLLIVLLVAMWMSIVCGYTDTSWRQAVAALIDNDGSNAHLVVATVRLPRALIAAAVGASLAMAGALMQALTRNPLASPGIFGINAGAGFFIVVMVTFFSISSLQLLSWVAFMGAAMAALIVFVISAAGKDGLTPLKMTLAGTAVAALFASLTQGMLAMNEKALEEVLFWLAGSVAGRKLELLAAVFPYLAAAWLGSMLLARHVNILMMGDDVAKGLGQRTTFIKAAAALLVVLLAGGSVAVAGPIGFIGIMVPHMARALAGVDHRWLLPYCALLGGILLLAADIGARYVLMPREVPVGIVTALIGVPFFVYIARRGITVK
- a CDS encoding ABC transporter substrate-binding protein, which codes for MKSRHLTLLSTFILSLLLLAGCGGKQEETAKPKDSNQSKEASYTVEHAMDTTEIKGTPKRVVVLTNEGTEALLALGIKPVGAVKSWTGDPWYDHIKDKMDGVKELGLESEPNVEAIAALKPDLIIGNKLRHEKIYEQLKQIAPTVFSETLRGNWKDNFMLYAKAVNQEEKGKQVIAEYDKRIEDLKAKLGDKLKMKVSIVRFMAGDVRIYHKDSFSGVILDQLGFARPESQNVNDFAETGVTKERIPAMDGDILFYFTYETGDGKASELEKEWINDPLFQNLNVAKQGKVYKVSDTIWNTAGGVLAAHLMLDDIEKYFLQGQ
- a CDS encoding PCYCGC motif-containing (lipo)protein — encoded protein: MKHPTFITACVLSFSFLLSGCTGDNSQEQNHSHMTKTATGDIRETTKSIEHLPNFLSAFEEEMAVLYQQAAEHRELLENIPCYCGCGQSAGHKNNYDCFVYENKKDGSIVWDDHATKCGVCLDIAAESIAAYDQGKSIKDIRRMIDEKYQEGYAEPTPTKPL